Proteins encoded together in one Polaribacter reichenbachii window:
- a CDS encoding mannonate dehydratase: protein MVTALYEIPVGAIWSVEAIKKHQEIIRKEGMEWTVVESLPVHEDIKKSNGNYLQQIENYKISLENLAKCRINVVTYNFMTILDWVRIDHTFANQDGSKALLFK from the coding sequence ATTGTTACAGCATTATATGAAATTCCTGTTGGTGCTATTTGGTCAGTAGAAGCAATAAAAAAACACCAAGAAATTATTAGAAAAGAAGGAATGGAGTGGACAGTGGTTGAAAGTTTACCGGTTCATGAAGATATAAAAAAGTCAAATGGTAACTATTTACAGCAAATAGAAAACTATAAAATTAGCTTAGAAAACCTTGCAAAATGTAGAATTAATGTAGTGACTTATAATTTTATGACCATTTTAGATTGGGTACGTATAGATCATACATTTGCAAATCAAGATGGAAGTAAAGCATTGCTTTTTAAATAA
- a CDS encoding mannonate dehydratase, with the protein MSEIIPTAEAVDVNMAIHPDDPPFSVLGLPRVVSTQKNLDIIFQSVPSVANGLCYCTGSLGAEPNNDLLKIIDDFSDRIHFLHIRNVKRENKDVFRESEHLIGDNQIGK; encoded by the coding sequence TTGTCAGAAATAATTCCAACAGCTGAAGCAGTTGATGTAAATATGGCTATACATCCAGATGATCCACCATTTTCTGTTTTAGGATTACCAAGAGTTGTGAGTACGCAAAAAAATCTAGATATAATTTTTCAATCTGTGCCATCGGTTGCAAACGGTTTGTGTTATTGTACAGGATCTCTAGGAGCTGAACCAAATAATGATTTATTAAAAATTATTGATGATTTTTCAGATAGAATTCATTTTTTACATATTAGAAATGTGAAAAGAGAAAATAAAGATGTTTTTAGAGAGTCAGAGCATTTAATTGGTGATAACCAGATAGGTAAATAA
- a CDS encoding SusC/RagA family TonB-linked outer membrane protein produces MTNFTLLNQANYSKSRNLFLLAFSVWLFIFSIPAFAQSNIKVSGTVTDANGIPIPGVSVIIQNTSTGATSDLDGKYTINVSSNGSLEFHSLGYLTKTIPVNGRTSINVQLEEDTQQLDEIVVVGYGTQRKESVTGSVVSIKAEDLQEVQTANFQQALQGRAAGVNISTTSTRPGAAPQIRIRGVRSLSGNNDPLIVLNGIPFSGGLSDINSNDIASLDILKDASATAIYGSRGANGVIIITTKAGKKGQKAKFSYNTYYAAKEVFSKYPMMNGAQLTQLRADVAANNGGTPIYDLGGDEDLANDTDWQDLLFGTGIQTTHDISVQGGSENGTYNIGMGYFKETSVVPGDAFERYSIRAQVDQEVGTLFRFGLNSVMNFNKTSSIVGINGVLSASPLLSPYDANGDFLESVRLQTEADDSWIPTRNEISRVGNGKKNEQLDYGSYNNIYGEVKIPWVDGLKFRLNLGLNFRTSRDGSFTGKGVFNYNPNNNSSASYNSSITKDYVIENQLLFDRTFADKHQVNFVGLFSSQQTKYDNVGLGVQNIPNETSLWYNLDAALSEDITSYGTGFSASGLLSYMARVMYQYDNRYLFTATLRSDGSSRLAPGHKWVTYPAMSLGWNIKNEKFMEDVNVVNQLKLRVGYGETSNQAVSPYSTQGRLSTRNYNFGSNFSTGYFVSQLPNPNLGWEFSETFNYGLDFGLFDNRLSGTVEYYVTKTSDILYGLGLPATSGVSSVTSNIGKTQNKGFELSLNGTIIDNPDGITWDVGVNLYTNKNEIIALATGEERNVGQLWFVGSPVNVIYDYQNIGLWNDTDSDYQYLQDFEPGGNVGMVKVKYTGDYNADGSPTRQINADDRIVQDPTPDFQGGFNTRLAYKDFDVSMVGTFQSGGTIISTLHSSNGYVNLLTGRRNNVDVDYWTPNNTGAKYPAPGGIQSGDNPKYGSTLGFFDGSYLKVRTITAGYNFNQPFVKDFGFDKLRVYATVQNPFVLFSPFNKESGLDPETNSGVNSNGSRQNVSVNTSNISKGIPTVGANAPSTRNFMIGLNLTF; encoded by the coding sequence ATGACTAATTTTACTTTATTAAACCAGGCTAATTATAGTAAGTCAAGAAATTTGTTCTTGCTAGCTTTTAGTGTATGGTTATTTATTTTTTCTATTCCTGCCTTTGCGCAGAGTAATATTAAAGTATCTGGAACAGTAACAGATGCAAATGGCATTCCAATACCAGGAGTTTCTGTAATTATTCAGAATACTTCAACAGGGGCAACTTCGGACTTAGATGGTAAGTATACTATTAATGTATCTTCCAATGGTTCTTTAGAGTTTCATTCGTTGGGGTATTTGACAAAAACGATTCCTGTAAATGGTAGAACATCAATTAATGTTCAATTAGAGGAAGATACTCAACAATTAGATGAAATTGTTGTGGTTGGTTATGGTACTCAAAGAAAAGAATCTGTAACAGGCTCTGTAGTATCTATTAAAGCAGAAGATTTGCAAGAAGTACAAACAGCAAACTTTCAGCAAGCATTACAAGGTAGAGCAGCTGGTGTTAATATTAGTACTACTAGTACAAGGCCTGGTGCTGCTCCACAAATTAGAATTCGTGGTGTAAGATCTCTTTCAGGAAACAACGACCCGTTAATTGTACTTAATGGAATACCTTTTTCTGGTGGTCTTAGTGATATTAATTCAAATGATATTGCTAGTTTAGATATCTTAAAAGATGCATCTGCAACTGCAATTTATGGTTCTAGAGGGGCAAATGGTGTTATAATTATAACAACTAAGGCTGGTAAAAAAGGACAAAAAGCAAAATTTTCATATAATACATATTATGCAGCTAAAGAAGTTTTCTCTAAGTACCCTATGATGAATGGAGCTCAATTAACTCAATTAAGAGCTGATGTAGCAGCAAATAATGGAGGAACACCAATTTATGATTTAGGGGGTGATGAAGACTTAGCAAACGATACAGATTGGCAAGATTTATTATTTGGTACTGGTATTCAAACTACACATGATATTAGTGTGCAAGGAGGTTCTGAAAATGGTACATATAATATAGGAATGGGATATTTTAAAGAAACTTCTGTAGTTCCTGGTGATGCTTTTGAAAGATATTCAATAAGAGCTCAAGTAGATCAAGAAGTTGGTACTTTATTTCGTTTCGGATTAAATTCGGTAATGAATTTTAATAAAACAAGTAGTATTGTAGGTATTAATGGTGTTTTGTCAGCATCACCACTATTAAGTCCTTATGATGCTAATGGAGATTTCTTAGAATCAGTTCGTCTTCAAACAGAAGCAGATGATTCTTGGATACCTACAAGAAATGAAATTAGCAGAGTTGGTAATGGCAAAAAAAATGAACAGCTAGATTATGGTTCTTACAATAATATTTATGGTGAAGTTAAAATTCCATGGGTTGATGGCCTAAAATTCCGACTTAACCTTGGTTTAAACTTTAGAACAAGTAGAGATGGTAGTTTTACTGGAAAAGGAGTATTTAATTATAACCCAAATAATAATTCTTCGGCTAGTTATAATAGTTCAATTACTAAAGATTATGTCATTGAAAACCAATTACTTTTCGATAGAACTTTTGCAGATAAACATCAAGTTAATTTTGTGGGATTATTTTCATCACAACAAACAAAATATGATAATGTAGGTTTAGGGGTGCAAAATATACCTAATGAAACGTCTTTATGGTATAATTTAGATGCAGCTCTTTCAGAAGATATAACAAGTTATGGAACAGGTTTTTCTGCTTCAGGTTTATTATCTTATATGGCAAGAGTTATGTATCAATATGATAATCGTTATTTATTTACAGCAACTTTACGTTCAGATGGGTCATCTAGGTTAGCACCAGGCCATAAATGGGTAACTTACCCTGCTATGTCTTTAGGATGGAACATAAAAAATGAGAAATTTATGGAAGATGTTAATGTTGTTAATCAATTAAAATTAAGAGTGGGTTATGGTGAAACTTCAAACCAAGCAGTATCTCCATACTCAACACAAGGAAGATTATCAACAAGAAATTATAACTTTGGTAGTAATTTTTCTACAGGTTATTTTGTGTCTCAATTACCTAACCCAAATTTAGGTTGGGAATTTTCCGAAACATTTAACTATGGTTTAGATTTTGGTTTATTTGATAACAGATTATCTGGTACAGTAGAGTATTATGTAACAAAAACAAGCGATATCTTATATGGTTTAGGTTTACCAGCAACTTCTGGTGTTAGTAGTGTTACAAGTAATATTGGTAAAACTCAAAATAAAGGTTTTGAATTGTCTTTAAATGGAACAATTATCGATAATCCAGATGGAATTACTTGGGATGTAGGAGTTAATCTTTATACTAATAAGAACGAAATCATTGCTTTAGCAACTGGTGAAGAAAGAAATGTTGGTCAACTTTGGTTTGTTGGATCTCCTGTTAATGTAATTTATGATTATCAGAATATTGGGCTTTGGAATGATACAGATTCAGATTATCAATATTTACAAGATTTCGAACCAGGAGGAAACGTTGGTATGGTAAAAGTAAAATATACTGGAGACTATAATGCTGATGGATCTCCTACAAGACAAATAAATGCAGATGATAGAATAGTACAAGATCCAACTCCAGATTTTCAAGGTGGTTTTAATACAAGATTAGCTTATAAAGATTTTGATGTTAGCATGGTTGGAACTTTTCAAAGTGGAGGTACAATTATAAGTACATTACATTCTTCTAACGGATATGTTAATTTACTTACAGGTAGAAGAAATAACGTAGACGTAGATTATTGGACACCAAATAATACAGGAGCAAAATATCCTGCACCAGGAGGTATACAAAGTGGTGATAACCCAAAATATGGTAGTACTTTAGGGTTTTTTGATGGATCTTATTTAAAAGTACGTACAATAACTGCAGGTTACAATTTTAATCAGCCATTTGTTAAGGACTTTGGTTTTGATAAACTACGTGTTTATGCAACAGTACAAAATCCGTTTGTGTTATTTTCTCCTTTTAATAAAGAGTCTGGTTTAGATCCAGAAACGAATTCAGGCGTTAATTCAAATGGAAGTCGTCAAAACGTATCTGTAAATACTTCTAATATTTCAAAAGGAATTCCTACAGTGGGTGCTAATGCTCCATCTACAAGAAATTTTATGATAGGATTAAACTTAACATTTTAA
- a CDS encoding RagB/SusD family nutrient uptake outer membrane protein, whose product MRKIKIKIISIAILSATLLLGSCTEEILQEEPRGVFTPDFFQTELGVQGGLTYLYENLRYLYGQPYYYNSLETGTDEYTYAQSADNNFKNADLSGVGNIISDTYTTSVAWNTVFPAINTASGIIENAAAVGIDASVVAEAKFFRAFNYFLLVQQYGGVPLDLGSGELVFNSSAVRTSIRNTVPEVYTKGIFPDLVAAINELPDSPRLTGTATKNVARLHLAKAYLTYAWWLENPNGIPTYPETPRTDPDGKDALYYFQQAYTIAMDGINNPGPYSLQEYFYDVHVGSNDRHSEMMLYADRTEESPIYNGASLGWSGTGGSANTAVWMVTSNYTTIKVDDVAAVQREADQSLGRPWTRMAPSINVFEETFAEKDLDSRYDGTFVSSYRGNWDKGGNSTPSLTAANGMQITPGDAVISFLDDYDATVDYSVNGGNLGGGEVAGRSDYVINLNEINRRFYPGLWKLGTYRTDNEGGLGQPNGAITRPFPIAKFSEFYFIAAEAYVKGATGGQTAYQLINVIRGRAGKWRYDNGEKSERMEDNSAAMIAATPLVVDLDFILAERSREYFGEGYRWLDLVRTQKWAEYAASYKIASNDASDHSPTTTNRTIEKFHYLRPIPQSQIDDLDMSDDEKSAYQNPGY is encoded by the coding sequence ATGAGAAAAATTAAAATAAAAATTATATCAATAGCAATTCTTTCAGCTACTTTGCTATTAGGTTCTTGTACCGAAGAGATTTTACAAGAAGAGCCAAGGGGTGTATTTACTCCAGATTTTTTCCAAACCGAACTTGGTGTTCAAGGTGGATTAACATATTTATATGAAAATTTAAGATACTTATATGGGCAACCATATTATTATAACTCATTAGAAACAGGTACAGATGAGTATACTTATGCACAAAGTGCAGATAATAACTTTAAAAATGCAGATTTATCTGGTGTAGGTAACATAATTTCTGATACCTATACAACAAGTGTTGCGTGGAATACAGTTTTTCCAGCGATAAACACTGCAAGTGGTATTATAGAAAATGCAGCTGCAGTAGGTATTGATGCATCAGTTGTAGCAGAAGCTAAGTTTTTTAGAGCTTTTAACTACTTTTTATTAGTGCAACAATATGGTGGTGTTCCCTTAGATTTAGGTTCTGGAGAATTAGTTTTTAATTCTTCAGCTGTAAGAACATCAATTAGAAATACTGTACCAGAGGTTTATACAAAAGGTATTTTTCCAGATTTAGTTGCAGCTATTAATGAGTTGCCAGATTCTCCAAGATTAACTGGTACAGCTACAAAAAATGTTGCAAGACTACATTTAGCAAAAGCATATTTAACTTATGCTTGGTGGTTAGAAAATCCTAATGGAATACCAACATATCCAGAAACTCCTAGGACAGATCCTGATGGAAAAGATGCTTTGTACTATTTCCAACAAGCATATACAATTGCAATGGATGGTATTAACAATCCTGGTCCATACTCATTACAAGAATACTTTTATGATGTACACGTTGGATCTAATGATCGCCATAGCGAAATGATGTTATATGCAGATCGTACAGAAGAAAGTCCTATTTATAATGGTGCAAGTTTAGGTTGGAGTGGAACAGGAGGTAGTGCAAACACAGCTGTTTGGATGGTAACTTCTAATTACACAACAATTAAAGTAGATGATGTTGCTGCAGTTCAACGTGAAGCAGACCAAAGTTTAGGTAGACCTTGGACTCGTATGGCACCAAGTATCAATGTATTTGAAGAAACATTTGCAGAAAAAGATTTAGATTCAAGATACGACGGAACTTTTGTGTCTAGTTATAGAGGTAACTGGGATAAAGGAGGGAATTCAACTCCTTCTTTAACTGCTGCAAATGGAATGCAAATTACACCTGGAGACGCAGTTATATCTTTCTTAGATGATTATGATGCAACTGTAGATTACAGTGTTAATGGAGGTAACCTTGGTGGTGGTGAAGTGGCAGGTAGGTCTGACTATGTAATTAATTTAAATGAAATTAACCGAAGATTTTATCCAGGTTTATGGAAATTAGGAACATATCGTACAGATAATGAAGGAGGTTTAGGACAACCAAATGGAGCTATTACAAGACCTTTTCCAATTGCTAAGTTTTCAGAATTTTACTTTATTGCTGCAGAAGCATATGTAAAGGGAGCTACTGGAGGACAAACTGCTTATCAATTAATTAATGTTATTCGTGGACGTGCAGGTAAATGGCGTTATGATAATGGTGAAAAGTCAGAAAGAATGGAAGATAACAGTGCTGCAATGATTGCTGCTACGCCTTTAGTTGTAGATTTAGATTTTATTTTAGCAGAACGTTCTAGAGAATATTTTGGTGAAGGTTATAGATGGTTAGATTTAGTGCGTACACAAAAATGGGCAGAGTATGCAGCTTCTTATAAAATTGCAAGTAATGATGCTAGTGATCATTCACCAACTACTACCAATAGAACTATTGAGAAATTCCATTATTTAAGACCAATACCACAAAGTCAAATAGATGATTTAGATATGTCTGATGATGAAAAATCAGCATATCAAAACCCTGGTTATTAA